The Patescibacteria group bacterium region ATCCGCTTGGTGGATGAAAATAAGGTAGAGTATGATCCGGTGTTTACAGTTCGCTTCAAGAAGGTGAAATAGGGAAGGAGATTTTTATATTAAGGATTTTAAAAACCACTGTTTAGGCAGTGGTTTTTAAAAGATCGGAAGAGTTATTTTAATCATATCTTTGCCATTTCTTGTTTTTCAGCTTCAACTATAGTTAGTTTTTTCTTTCTTATTTTACTAATCCAATAGGTGATTGCAAAAGACAGGAGCCCGCTGCAAAAATTTATAAGCAATGTGCGGTAGGCCATAGTGAGGGAGATACTCAAAATAAAGAGGGCGGACACAAGAGTCGCGCCGATTAAAAATGAGGCCAGGAAGGGCCAAAGGATGTTAATTGGACCCTTCGGTCGGCTAGACATCTTAATGTAAGTTTTAGCCGCCAAGAAGCCATAGGATCCTGGACCAATCAGAGGCGCTAAACAAGCAACAAATGAGATGATTGAATATAAAACGGTTGTCGTAAAATAAATTGTTCCTTTTTCGTTAGAGTTTTTTTCCATGGCATTTGTTTTATTGATTGATTTATGAATGTTCTAATTAACTTCTATAATATCATTATTGTTGGTAATTGTCAAGTATATTTGCTTATTTAAAAAACTCTCTTATTCAGAGAGTTTTTTGTGCCGCGAGAGGGAATCGAACCCTCACGGGGTTGCCCCCACACGATTTTGAGTCGTGCGCGTCTGCCAGTTCCGCCACCGCGGCTTGTGAATTACAAAAACCAGTATAATAAATCACAGCTAAATTGTCAAAGGATTTATTTTAGGTTATAATAAATTTAGATTTTTATGGCCAAAATAATTTCTATCGTCAACCAAAAGGGCGGGGTGGGAAAAACGACCACTGCCGTCAATCTCGGCGCCTATTTATCATATCTAGGCAAGAATGTTTTGTTAGTCGATATCGATCCCCAGGCTAATGCGACTTCCGGTTTAGGAATTGATCACAAGAATCTAGAGCATGGCGTCTATGAAGCCCTTTTAGGGCAGAAACTTGTCACCGATGTCGTCAAGCGGACCGTCCAGAACAACTATCATGTCGCCCCGGCCACCCTGTCTCTGGCCGGTGCCGGCGTAGAACTCGTCAGCTTGGATGATCGGGAATTCCGTTTAGCTCGGATCTTAGAGGAAGTGAAAAATGAGTACGATTACATCATTATCGATGGTCCGCCATCTCTTGGTCTTTTGACAGTTAATAGCCTAGTAGCTTCAGATGAAGTCTTGATACCGATCCAGAGCGAATATTTCGCCTTAGAAGGCCTAAGCCAGCTGCTAGAAACAATCGCCTTAGTGCAGAATAATCTTAAGCCCAATCTCGGTATTATGGGGGCAGTGATTACCATGTTCGACCGCCGCAATAAATTATCCGAAGCAGTCATGGAGGAGCTATATAAATATTTTCCTAATCGGATTTTCCGTTCGGTTATCCCGCGCAGCGTCCGCCTAGCTGAAGCGCCCAGTTATGGCCGTTCGATCTTGCATTATGATCCGAAATCCAAAGGCGGCCGCGCCTATGAAAATCTGGCGCGTGAAATTTTGGGTTTAGCCCGTGATTAATTTTTATTTCTATATACTTATATGCCTAGCGGTTTAGGGCGCGGTCTCGGCTCCCTGATTCCTAAAAAAACTGTTAATTATGATTCCGCGGCCACGGAAGACGTTTTTGTCGTGCATGACCAATCCGAGAAGCTGATTAGAATCTCTCCGGAGAAGATAGATTTCAACCCCTATCAGCCGCGCCAGGATTTTTCTGAGGGCGCCTTGAATGACTTGATCGATTCCATCAGGGAACATGGCATCATACAGCCT contains the following coding sequences:
- a CDS encoding AAA family ATPase, with the translated sequence MAKIISIVNQKGGVGKTTTAVNLGAYLSYLGKNVLLVDIDPQANATSGLGIDHKNLEHGVYEALLGQKLVTDVVKRTVQNNYHVAPATLSLAGAGVELVSLDDREFRLARILEEVKNEYDYIIIDGPPSLGLLTVNSLVASDEVLIPIQSEYFALEGLSQLLETIALVQNNLKPNLGIMGAVITMFDRRNKLSEAVMEELYKYFPNRIFRSVIPRSVRLAEAPSYGRSILHYDPKSKGGRAYENLAREILGLARD